In the genome of Caulobacter flavus, the window AGCAGCCCGCCGGTGAGGGCGAAGGCGGCGGCGCGCGCCAGGTTGCGGAACAGGAAGCCGGCATAGCCGAACAGGGCCCCGTCGAAGTCCTTGAGGTTCTGCGCCTGCGCCGTCCGCATCAGGGTCAGGACGTAGGGATGGCAGCGGATCGCGCCCTGGCCGTAGATGATCAGGGTGCGGGTCATGATGTTGGCGCCCTCGACCGTGATGGCGATCGGGATCTGCTGGTAGGCGCGGGCCAGGAAGTTGCCCGGGCCCATGCAGACGCCCTTGCCGCCGACCACGTCCATGGCGTCGTTGACGACGATCCGGGCGCGCTCGGTCACGTGGTACTTGGCGATGGCCGAGACCACCGACGGCTTCTCGCCCTGGTCCAGGGCTGCGGCCGCCAGGCGGCGCAGGCTGTCGGAGGCGTAGAGGTGGCCGGCCATGCGGGCCAGCGGCTCCTGCACGCCCTCGAAGGCGCCGATCGGCATGTTGAACTGCCGGCGGATGGCGACATAGGCCCCGACCATGCCGACGGCCAGCTTGGACATGCCCACGTTGGACGACGGCAGCGAGATCGCGCGGCCGGCCGCCAGGCATTCCATCAGCATCCGCCAGCCGTTGCCCACCTGGGCCTGGCCGCCGATGACCATCTCCATCGGCACGAACACGTCGTCGCCGGTGATCGGGCCGTTCTGGAAGACCGCGTTCAGCGGCCAGTGGCGGCGGCCGATGTTCACCCCTGGATGGTCGCGCGGCAGCAGCACGCAGGTGATGCCCGGCTCGGCGCCCTGGCCCAGCAGGCCGTCGGGATCGACCGCGCGGAAGGCCAGGCCGATCACCGTCGCGATCGGCGCCAGGGTGATGTAGCGCTTGCGCCAGCTTACCCGGAAACCCAGCGTCTCGCGGCCATTCCAGGTCCCGCGGCAGACCACGCCCGTGTCGGTGATCGAGGCGGCGTCCGAGCCGGCATAGGGATTGGTCAGGGCAAAGCACGGGATCTCGTCGCCGCGCGCCAGGCGCGGCAGGTAGTGGTCCTTCTGGGCGTCGGTGCCGTAGTGCAGCAGCAGTTCGGCCGGACCCAGCGAGTTGGGCACCATCACCGACACGGCCGCGGCCGAGCAGCGGGTCGACAGCTTCTGCACCACCTGGCTGTGGGCGTAGGCCGAGAAGCCCAGGCCGCCGTAGCGCTTGGGAATGATCATCCCCAGGAAGCCCTTGTCGCGGGCGTATTCCCAGGCGGCCGGCGGCAGGTCCTGCCAGACCGAAGTGCTCTCCCAGTCGTTGGACAGGTCGCACAGGTGTTCGGCCTCGATGTCGAGGAAGCGCTGCTCCTCGGCCGACAGCTTCGGCGCGGGCGTGGTCAGAAGGCGCTTCCAGTCGGGCTTGCCGGCGAACAGCTCGGCGTCCCACCAGACGTTGCCGGCCTCGACGGCGGCCTGCTCGGTGGGGCTCATGCGCGGCATGATGCCGGCGAAGGCCTTCATGGCCGGCGCCGACAGCACGGCGGCGCGCAGCGGGCGGAAGGTGGTCAGCACCGCGATCGGCGCGGCCACGGCGGCCAGCACCAGCGTCGCGGTCGAGCCGATCACCCCGGCGGCGAAGCCCGCGCCTATCCATATGGCCGTGGCTGCCGCCCATAGGGCGGCCCTGGCCTGCACGAAGGTCAGCACGAAGGCGACGAGCGCGGCGGCGCCAATCCAGATCAGCATGGTCGCAATCCCCCGACCGGCGGGGCGGCCCCCGTCGGCTGATGTCAAAAGTCGGTTACTCGGAACGCGGCGGACAGCTGGCGGGCCGCCCTGTTACTCATCTTGAGCGGTGCTCAGCGCACGCGCTTCCAGGTCTGGGTGCGGCACAGCAGCGGGGCGATGCAGCCCTTCACCGCCAGGGTGTCGTCATCCAGGAGGGTAAGCGTGCCCGTCGAAGCGCCCTGCCCCGTCTCCGGGTCGTAGAGCGGCCCGCCGGACCAGGATCGTGGTCCACCGGAGAAGTTGGTCAGCACCGTCAGGTCCTTGAGACGACGGGTGCGCAGCTCGGCGTTGCGGTTGCGCACGTCCCGCTGGTCGGGATCGGCGCGCAGAGGCGCGGCGTCCTTCAGGCGGCCGCAATAGACCTCGCCGCAGCGTTCGATGGAGACCACGCCGTTCTCGGCCGAGGTGCGCCAGCGACCGGCAAGGCCGGCCTCCTGGGCCAGGGCGGGCGCGGCGCTCGCCGAGACCGCCAGCAGCGCCAGGGCCGCGAGCATCCGGATCATCCCTGGCCTCCCAGATAGGCGTTGCGCGTCTCCGGCGGCACCCGCTCGTAGAGCGTCGGGCGCGGGATCCGCAGGCGGGCGCGGGCGGCTTCCAGCGGTTCGGCCAGCAGCGCCTCGTAGTCCTCGCCCGGCAGCCACGCGGCCTTGCGGCCGTTGCGCCAGGCCTGCAGCACCGCCTTGCCGCACGGATGGCCCGTACGCGCCCGCATGAACTGCACCGCCGCCCCGGCGGCGATCAGGCCAAAGCCCGTGCTGCGGGTCTGCGGCAGCGAGAACGCCACCACGCAGGCCTCGCCCAGGGCGTCAGTCTGGTAGCCGGTCAGCACGTGCCAGATGTCGTGCACGTCGCGGATGCGGCGGGCGTACCAGGCGCGCGGGTGGGCCGCCTCGATCTCGGTGTCGGCGACCTTGTTGCTCTCCGCCGCCAGGCCGTAGGCCGACAGGTTGCGGCTGTCGACGAACGCCAGATAGGCGGCGCCGACGGTGCCTTCGGCGAATGTCGCCAGCCAGTCGCGGTCCTGCAGGCGGTCGGACAACTCGACCTGCTGATAGGCCTGGATGCCGCCCTGCGGCGTGTCCATCAGGCGCTGGTAGCCCCATTCGATCGAACGGCCCGCCAGGGCGTTCATGATCTCGAAGACCTGCGCGGTGTCCTCCTTGTCGGCCACCAGCCGGCTGAAGGCGCGCACCGCGCGGACCGGCTGGATGCGGCGAGGCGCCGCATGGGAAGGCGCGCGATTCTGGCCGTGAACTGGGCGCAGCGCGGGCGCGGTAGGCGCAGCTTGCACTTGCGGTTCCCCTTGTTGGAGCCTAATGAAAAAGCCTTATCTACATGAATGTCATTTACATCGATGTCAATTGAGAAAAGCGCAACTCGCCGTCGACGCCGCGTGCCCGAAGAAGCGCGCCGCGAAGCGATCGCCTCCGCGCGCGCTCTGCTGCTCTCGGGCGGACCCGATGCCGTGACATTGTCGGCGGTCGCCGGCGAGATCGGCGTGACCCACGCCAACCTCATCCATCACTTCGGTTCCGCGGCCGGCCTGCAGTCGGCGCTGATGGGCTCGATGGTCTCCGACCTGACCCAGGCCCTGGACGAAGCCATCGCCCGCCTGAAGACCGACGAAGGCGCGCCGCTGGAGCTGGTCAACGCGGTTTTCGACGCATTTGACACCGGTGGCGCGGGGCGACTGGCCGCCTGGATCACCCTGTCGGGGGATCTGTCGCATCTCGAGCCCGTCCGCGCGGCCGTGCAGAACCTGGTCGAGGCCATCGCCGACAAGATGGGCGCGCAGGACGCCCAGGCTCGCGAGGGCGTTGGCGCGGCGGTGATGTTCATCGCGCTCAGCGCCTTCGGCGAGGCCCTGATCGGCCCGCCGCTGCGCGACATGCTGAACCTGCCCGACGGCGCGGGCCGTCGCGTGGTCGCCAGCCTGCTGCCGCGCTTCCTGATCCCCAAGGCTTCGTCCACGAGCGCCTCGGCTACGTAAGGCGGCCGCCCCTCTTGCGAACGGCTCGCGCTGGGGCGACATTGGACGCGACCATGGGAAGCAAGGGGCTTTGGTGACGTCTGCCTTGGGCGATTGGACGGGACGGTTGATGACGGCTTTGGCCGCCATGCTCGTCGCCGTGTTCGTCGTGCAGGGACCGATGACCAGCCTCGACCGCGCCCTGCACGGTCCGCCCGGCGCCGTCGCCGCCCTCGACGAAGATCACGATCACGTCTTCCAGGGCCGCCTGACCTCGATCGACGTCCACTTCGACGCCTCGATCATCGAGGCCGACGATCCTGTCGCCCCGCATCATCACCATCACCACCACGACACCCCCTCGGTGTTCGGATCGCTCGAAGACCTGCCGCGCCCCGCCGCGCGCCATGTCGACGAGCGTCTGTGGGCGCTGGCCCAGCAGCGGCTGACCGGCATCGGCGGCCCCCAGCAGGAACGCCCGCCCAAGGAAGCCCTCGCACACGTCGCCTGAAGCCGCGCGGCCGCCGCCGCGCTTTCCGACCTGTTTCGAGGACCTTTCATGCATTCCGTCATCCACGGCCGCCGCGCGCGGTCCTGGCTGCTCGCCACGGCGCTCGCCCTGGCGACGCCCCTGGCCGCGCAGGCCAGCCCCCTGACCCTGGCCGAGGCGCTGGGGCGCACGGCCGCCGCCGATCCCGCCCGCCCCGCCGTCGCCGCCAGGCTGTCGGCCGCCGAAGCCGGCGTGCGCCAGGCCGGCGTCCGGCCCAATCCCGTCGTCGGCGTCGACGTCGAGGACCTGGCCGGCTCGGGCCCCTACTCCCTGATCGATCGCGCCCAGGCCACGCTCTACTACGAGCAGACCCGCGAGCGCGGCGGCAAGCGCGCCGCCCGCGTGGCCCTGGCCCGGGGCGACATCGCGCTGTCGCGCCTGCGCGACGACGTGCGCGTGCTCGACCTGCTGCACGAGGCCGACCTAGCCTGGGTCGAGGCCGTCTATGCCGAAGCCGAGGCCGCCCTCGCCGCCGACCGCCTGGCCCTGGCCGAACGCGCCCGTGGCGAGGTCTCGCGCCGGGTGAAGGCCGCCCGTGACCCGCTGTTCGCCGGCGCCCGCGCCGACGCCCAGGTCGCCGAGGCTCGCATCGCTCTCGCCCAGGCCCAGACCCGCGCCGCCGACGCCCGCCGGGCGCTGGCCGCCTACTGGGGCGGCGGAGAGATCGAGATCGACGCCGCGGTGCTGGAGGACCTGTCGGTCGCCGGCCGCGCCGCGGGTCCGGCCTCGCCGGCGGACCTGGCCTTGCTCGACGCCCAGCGCGACCTGGCCTCGGCTCGCGTCCGGGTCGAAGAAAGCAAGGCCGTGCAGGATCCGACCTGGCGCGCCGGCCTGCGCTATCTCAACGACGAAGGGGCCGTGGCCGCCGTGGTCGGCGGCTCGATCCCGCTGGGCCGCTACGATACCAATCGCGGCGCCATCGACCAGGCCCGGGCCGAGCGCCAGGCCGCGGACCTCGATCTGGCCGGCGCGCGCAGCGTGCTGGAGCGCAGGATCGCCGCGACCCAGGCGTCCCTGGCCCAGAAGGCCGCCGAGGCCCGCCGCATCCAGGCCGAGGTCGTGCCGGCCAACGCCCGGACGGTCGACCTCGTCCGCGACGGCTTCAATCGGGGCGGCTTTTCCTATCTCGACGTGCTGGAGGCCCAGAAGGCCCTGATCGAGGCCAGGAGCCGGCGCCTGGCCGTGCTGAAGGCCTTCCAGGTCGACCGCGCCCAGCTAGACCGTCTGACCGGCGCCCACGCGCGCCTGATCCCCGCTTCCCCGGAGTCTGTCCGATGACCCGCCGCTTCATGCGCGTTTCCGCGCCCCTGGCCCTGGCGATCGCCGGCGCCCTGACCCTCGCCGCCTGCGGCGACGCCCCGGCCAAGCCCGAAAGCCACGCCGAAGAGACCGAAAAGCGCGGTCCTCACGGCGGCCGTATGCTCTACGACGGCGACCTCTCGCTCGAGATCACCATCTTCGAGGACGGGATCGAGCCCGAGTTCCGCGTCTACGCCTATCGCAAGGACAAGGCGTTGGCGCCTGGCGAGGTCCAGCTGTCGATGACGCTGACCCGCCTCGACGGCGAGGTGAACCGCTTCGCCTTCAAGCCCCAGGACGACTACCTGCGCGGCCAGGGCGTGGTGGCCGAGCCGCATTCGTTCGACGTCGCGGTCACCGCCGTCGTCGGCGGCAAGACCAGCAACTGGCGCTACGAGTCCTACGAGGGGCGCACGACCATTTCCGCCCAGGCCGCCAAGGCCGGCGGCGTGCACACCGAGGTCGCCGGTCCCGCCCCGATCGCGCAGCTGGTCGACATGGCTGGCCGGGTCGAGATCACCCCCGAAGGCAAGGGCGAGGTCCGCGCCTGGTATCCGGGCCGGATCATGAGCCTTTCCGGCCAGCTGGGCGCGAGCGTCCGCAAGGGCCAGGTCCTGGCTCGCGTGGAATCCAGCGAGAGCCTGCAGACCTATTCGATCCCCGCCCCGATCAGCGGCGTCATCGTCGAGAAGAACCTCAATGTCGGCGACGTGGCCATGGAACGGCCGATCTTCGTGATCGCCGATCCCACCAAGCTGCACGCCGAGTTCTTCGTCTATCCGCGCGACGCCGAGAAGGTGCGCGTCGGCCAGCCGGTCGAGGTGCGCAGCCTGTCGGGCGACACCCGCCTGACCGCGCAGGTCGAGGCGGTGCTGCCGACCGCCGATCTGGTCAGCCAGACGCTTCTGGCCCACGTCCACCTGCCCGGCGGCGCCGACAGCGCCTTCAGGCCTGGCATGGGCGTCGAAGGCTCGTTCCAGGTCGGCGCCCAGACCGCGCCGCTGGCGGTGCGGACCAAGGCGATCCAGCGCTTCCGCGACATGCCCGTCGTCTTCGTCAAGGTGCGCGACACCTATGAGGTCCGGATGCTGGAGATCGGCCGCCAGACCCCCGAGTGGACGCAGGTGCTCTCGGGCCTCAAGCCTGGCGCCGAGTACGTCGTCGACGGCGCCTTCCTGATCCGCGCGGACATCGAGAAGTCCGGCGCGAGCCACGACCACTGAAGGAGGCGAAAATGCTCGAACGCATCGTCGCCGCCGCGATCCGGCTGCGCTGGGTCGTGCTGGCGCTCGTCGCCGTGGCCGTTGCCGTGGGGGTCTGGAGCTTCCAGCGCCTGCCGATCGACGCCACGCCCGACATCACCAACGTCCAGGTGCAGATCAATACCGAGGCGCCCGGCTTCTCGCCGCTGGAGGCCGAGCAGAGGGTCACCTTCCCGGTCGAGACGGCCATCGCCGGCCTGCCGGGGCTGCAATATACCCGCTCGATCTCGCGTTACGGCCTCAGCCAGGTCACCGTCGTCTTCAAGGACGGGACCGACATCTACTTCGCCCGCCAGTTGGTGGGGGAGCGGCTGCAAAGCGCGCGCGGCCAGCTGCCGCCTGGCCTGACGCCGGAGCTCGGCCCCATCTCCACGGGCCTGGGCGAGATCTTCATGTACACCGTCGAGGCGAGGCCCGGCGCCCGACGTCCCGACGGCAAGGCCTGGGGGCCCGAGGACCTGCGCACCCTGCAGGACTGGGTGATCCGGCCCCAGCTGCGCAACACGCCTGGGGTGACCGAGGTCAACACCATCGGCGGCTTCGAGCGGCAGTTCCACGTCACGCCCGTCCCCGCCCGCCTGTCGGCCTACGGCCTGACCATGGGCGACGTAGTCGCGGCGCTGGAACGCAATAACGCCAATGTCGGGGCCGGCTACCTGGAGCGCTACGGCGAGCAGGTGCTGGTGCGCGTGCCCGGCCAGGCCGCGGGGATCGCCGACCTGTCGGCGGTCATCGTCGCCAGCCGCAACGGCGCGCCGATCCGCGTCGCCGACGTCGCCGACATCGGCCTGGGCCAGGAGCTGCGCACCGGCGCGGCCACCGAGAACGGCCAGGAGGTGGTGCTGGGCACCGTGTTCATGCTGGTGGGCGAGAACAGCCGCACCGTGGCCCGCGCCGCCGCCGCCCGCCTGGAAGAGGCCGCCAAGGCGCTGCCGCCGGGCGTCACGGCCAAGCCGATCTACGACCGCACCGACCTGGTCGACCGGGCCATCGCCACCGTCGAGAAGAACCTGCTGGAAGGCGCCCTACTGGTCATCGTCGTGCTGTTCCTGCTGCTGGGCAACATCCGCGCTGCCCTGATCACGGCGGCGGTCATCCCGCTGTCGATGCTGCTGACTATCACCGGCATGGTCCAGGCCGGCGTGTCGGGCAACCTGATGAGCCTGGGCGCGCTCGACTTCGGCCTGATCGTCGACGGGGCGGTGATCATCGTCGAGAACTGCCTGCGACGCCTGGGTGAGGCCCAGCATCGCCACGGCCGCCTGCTGACCCGCGACGAGCGTTTCGCGCTGGTCGCCTCGGCCGCCGGCGAGGTGATCCGCCCCTCGCTGTTCGGGATCCTGATCATCACCCTGGTCTATGTACCGATCTTCGCCCTCACCGGCGTCGAGGGAAAGATGTTCCACCCGATGGCGATCACCGTGGTCATCGCCCTGACGGCGGCGCTGGTGCTGTCGTTGACCTTCGTTCCCGCCGCCGTGGCCATGTTCGTCACCGGCAAGGTGCAGGAGAAGGAAAGCCGCATCATGACCGGCGCCCGGCGGCTCTACGAGCCGGCCCTGGAGACGGCCCTGCGCCTGCGCGTTCCGTTCGTCGCCGGCGCAGCGGTGCTGGTGGTCCTGGCGGCCCTCGCCGCCTCGCGCATGGGCTCGGAGTTCGCGCCCAGCCTCGACGAGGGCGACATCGCCATGCACGCCATGCGCATCCCGGGCACGAGCCTCTCCCAGGCCGTGACCATGCAGGCGGCGCTGGAGAAGCGGATCGCCCGCTTCCCCGAGGTCGAGCGGGTGGTGGCCAAGATCGGCACCGCCGAGGTCGCCACCGACCCGATGCCGCCTTCGGTGGCCGACACCTTCATCCTCCTGAAGGACCGCAAGGACTGGCCCGATCCGCGCAAGCCGCGCGCCAGGCTGGTGGCCGAGCTGGAGGCGGCCGTCGGCGAGGTTCCCGGCAGCAATTACGAGTTCACCCAGCCGATCCAGATGCGGTTCAACGAACTGCTGTCGGGCGTGAGGGCCGACGTGGCCGTCAAGGTCCACGGCGACGATCTCGAGCAGCTGCTGGCGGTCGGCGAGAAGATCGGCGCCGTGGTCGAGGGGGTCTCCGGCGCCCAGGACGTCGGGGTCGAGCAGGTCACCGGCCTGCCCGTCCTGCAGATCACGCCGGACCGCGCCGCCCTCGCCCGCCTCGGTCTCAATGTCGACGACGTGCAGTCGGTGGTGGCCACGGCCATCGGCGGCACGGTCACCGGCCAGGTGTTCGAGGGCGACCGGCGGTTCGACGTGGTCGTGCGGCTGCCCGAGAGCGAGCGCGGCAAGGTCGACGACGTCGGCCGGCTGCGTATCCCTTTGCCGGGAAGCCCCGACCAGCCGCGCGGCTTCGTGCCCTTGCAGGACGTCGCGCGGATCGAGACGGTGATCGGTCCCAACCAGATCAGCCGCGAGGACGGCAAGCGCCGCGTGGTGGTCACGGCCAATGTCCGCGGCCGCGACCTGGGTTCGTTCGTCGACGAGGTGCGCGACAAGGTCGGGGCCGAGGTCGAGCTGCCGGCGGGCTACTGGGTCACCTACGGCGGCGCCTTCGAGCAGCTGATCTCGGCGGCCAAGCGGCTGCAGCTGGTGGTTCCGGCCGCCCTGCTGCTGATCTTCGGCCTGCTCTACGCCCTGTTCCGTTCGGCCAAGGATGCGGGCATCGTCTTTTCCGGCGTGCCCCTGGCGCTGACCGGGGGCGTCGCGGCCCTGCTGCTTCGCGGCCTGCCGCTGTCGATCTCGGCCGGCGTCGGCTTCATCGCGCTCTCGGGCGTTGCGGTGCTGAACGGCGTGGTGATGCTGAGCTTCATCCGCTCGCTGCGGCAGGACGGCACGGACCTCGACCAGGCGATCCGCGAGGGCGCCCTGGCGCGGCTGCGGCCGGTGCTGATGACGGCCCTGGTGGCCAGTCTCGGCTTCGTGCCTATGGCCTTCAACGTCGGGGCCGGGGCCGAGGTGCAGCGGCCGCTGGCCACCGTGGTCATCGGCGGGATCGTCTCGTCCACCCTGCTGACCCTGCTGGTGCTGCCGGCCCTCTATCGGCTGGCTCATCAGGTCCGACTGCGGCCTTAAGCCGCTGTTCAGGCGCGATTAATCCTGAAGCGCCGATCGTGGGGTCGTGCCCGCCCCGGATCCCGGTTCGCCAGCCAAGGCGCAGCCGGGGTCCGGGCCTCAGCTTTCGGATTTCACGCCATGCTTGCCCGCAAACAACCCAAGACGCCCTTTCCCGTGGCGGACGGCGACACCGTCGAACTCGTCCTGCGCTGCGGCCACCGCGCCCGCGCCTCGGTGCTCGGTTCCGCCGGCGGCCTGATCGAACTGGCCTACCGCAAGGCCGACGACCGCTGCGGCCACGCCTATGTCGACGCCGCCACGTTGCAGCCCGGCCAGAACGCCCGCTGGGCCTTCACGGCCCGCCCGCCGGCTTAGGCCACCGGCCAGATCAGCGTCGTCCGGCCGCCGCTTTCGTCGCCCACACGATCACCGCAGTCGACAGCAACACCCCGCTCAGCAGCGCCCCGACCGCCAGTATGCCGGCCGGCGTGACGCGAACCTCCGCGCGATAGCGCAGAGGTCCGGCCTCGAATTCGGCCACGGCCGTCTCCGGGGCGTGATCGGCGATCAGATCGTAGGGCATGGCGGTCCAGCGGCTGGAGGCGGCAAGGCCCTGCGACCTTAACGCGATCGACCGCCGCCGTCGCGTTCCCGATCAGAACCGCCAGCTCAGCGCCGCACCCCATGTACGCGGCTTGCCCGGGAAGCGCACCACGGTGTTGGCGTTGCTGCTGACGGCGGTCCAGTAGTATTCGTCGGTCAGATTGCGCCCCCACAGCGACAGCTCCCAGCCCTTGTCGGGCGAAGATATCCCGATGCTGCCGTTCAGCAGGCCGTAGCTGTCGATGACGAACAGTGGATTGCCCTCCAGGTCGGCGCTCGACTTGGCCTGCCAGCGGCCGTTCAGCGCCGCCTGCAGCTTCAGGCCATTGGCCAGGTCGTGGTCGAACAGGGCGGTCAGGCCGCCCTGGAACTTCGGGCTGTATAAAAAAGGCCGTCCGTCGAAGTCCTGGGGCTGACCGGCGCCGTTGATGCCGGTGTAGCCCTGGACCTCGGTGTGCAGCCAGGTCGCCGAGGCGAGGAGGGTGAGAGACTTGGTCGCGCGCCAGGTGATGTCGCCGTCCAGGCCCCGGGCCATGCCTTCCGGCACGTTGGCCAGGCGCGACAGGGCCGTATAGATCGGGTCGGCGAACGACACGCTGAGCTGCTTGTCGGTATAGTCGTAGTAGAAGACGCCCAGGTTGGCCTGCACGCGCCGCTCGAACAGCGCCGCCTTCACGCCCAGCTCGTAGGCGGTCAGCAGTTCCTGCCGCGCCGGGGCGTTCTGGGTCGAGATGTTGGCCGCGTTGATCGGCGTCGCGCCGGCCTTGGCCCCGCGCGAGATCGAGCCGTAGACCAGCACGTCGTCCGAAGCCTGCCAGTCCAGCGCCGCGCGCCAGGCGAAGTTGTCCTCGTCCAGCGTCGAGCGCACGAAGCCGAAGCTGGCGGTGGCCGGATCGAAGGTGTTGCACGACCCTTGCGTGATCGGCGCCACCAGGCCGTAGACGCTGAAGAACAGCGCCCGGTTCACGACGTTGACGTTGGGCAGCATGTTGCCGTTGAAGTCGCGCGAGCAGCCCACATAGTCCTGCTTGTCCTGGCTGTAGCGCAGGCCGACCGTCAGTTTCAGAGTTTCGGTCAACTGCCTGTCAGCGTTGGCGAAAACGCTCCAGGTGTCGGTCGCGATGTTGCCGACGTCCTCGTAGGTGCGGAACGCCTGGCTCATCTGCAGGGCGGTGTAGCCGCCGCTGTTGAAGGGCGTGGCCAGCAGGGTCGAGCCGTAGAACCGGATCAGGCCCACATTGGCGTTCTGGCCCAGGATCGTGCGGTTCATGTCGAGGATCTCGTCGTGGGCGATATAGCCCCCGACCAGCCACGAGCCCTTTTCCGTGCGCCCTTCCAGCCGCAGTTCCTCGGCCGTGGACTCGATGTCGCCGTGCGCCTTCTGCACCAGGATTTCGTAGGGCGCGCCGCTCCAGTCGAACACCGCGTCGCGCCGCAGCTTGTTGTAGCTGGTCAGCGAGATCAGGCTGACGTCGTCGGAAAGGTGCCAGGCCAGCCGCAGCTTGGCCGCGTCGAACCGGTCGTCCTCCTCGGCCGGATCGCCGATGCCCAGGCCCGTGCCGACGTCGGCGCCGCGCACCGACAGCGGGGCCCAGTCGGCCTGGGTGGCCGAGGTCGGCTTGTTGGCCGCGACGTAGCTCACCAGGCCCGCGGCGTTGAACGGGCTGGCCGCCGTCGCGGGCGTGAAGCCGATCGCCTGGGCGGCCACGGTGTCGGACCGGTTGCGCCAGCCGGCGTAGGAGAAGTCGATGTCGACCTTGTCGCTGGGCTGAGCGGCCAGCGACAGGCGCCAGCCCTGCCGGCGGACCTCGCCCAGGCGCTCGTCGCGGCTGTTGCTGACCTGCCAGCCCTCGCCGCTGTATTCGGTGCGGAAGGCCAGGCGCGCCTGGACCTTCTCGCCCAGCGGACCGCTGAAATAGCCCTCCAGGTTGCGCGTCTGGTAGTTGCCGGCCTCGGCCGTCAGCCCGGCCTCGAACGCCTCGGTCGGTTTGTTGGTCACGAAGTCGACCAGGCCCGCCGTGGTGTTGCGGCCGTACAGCGTGCCCTGCGGGCCCTTCAGCACCTCGACCCGCTCCAGGTCGAACATCGGGCCGGTGTTCATGAACGGATAGGCGTAGGCGACCTCGTCGACATAGGTGCCGACGGTCGAGGTGGCCGACAGGTTGATGGTGTTGAAGCCGATGCCGCGCAGCGTATACGTCGGCACGCCCTGGTAGCTCTGGCTGACCGTGAAGCTGGGCGCCACCGTCGACAGGTCCTTGGGGTCGGTGACCCGCAGCTGCTGCAGGGTCTGGCCGCTGAAGGCCTGGATCGGCATGCCGATGTCGTTGGCCGCCTCCTCGCGGCGCTGGGCCGTGACGACGACCGTCTCGATGGCCAGGCTGTCCTTTTCGTCCTGGACGGGCTTGGCGGCCGGGCCTTGGGCCCAGACGGGCGCCGCCATCGACAGGGCCATGGCCGACGCCCCCAGCGTCAGCGCGAGACGCAACGATCCTTGCATGCGAAACCTCCCTCGGCCGCGTCTTCGTTGGACGCTGGCTCTATCGGAGCGTGCGGTGGCCTGGGGCCTCTAACAAGCTATCGGAACTGATAGGGTCCCACCCCTGCCTCACAGCCCCAGCACCAGCTTGGCGATGATGTCGCGCTGGATCTCGTTGGAGC includes:
- a CDS encoding efflux RND transporter permease subunit, which codes for MLERIVAAAIRLRWVVLALVAVAVAVGVWSFQRLPIDATPDITNVQVQINTEAPGFSPLEAEQRVTFPVETAIAGLPGLQYTRSISRYGLSQVTVVFKDGTDIYFARQLVGERLQSARGQLPPGLTPELGPISTGLGEIFMYTVEARPGARRPDGKAWGPEDLRTLQDWVIRPQLRNTPGVTEVNTIGGFERQFHVTPVPARLSAYGLTMGDVVAALERNNANVGAGYLERYGEQVLVRVPGQAAGIADLSAVIVASRNGAPIRVADVADIGLGQELRTGAATENGQEVVLGTVFMLVGENSRTVARAAAARLEEAAKALPPGVTAKPIYDRTDLVDRAIATVEKNLLEGALLVIVVLFLLLGNIRAALITAAVIPLSMLLTITGMVQAGVSGNLMSLGALDFGLIVDGAVIIVENCLRRLGEAQHRHGRLLTRDERFALVASAAGEVIRPSLFGILIITLVYVPIFALTGVEGKMFHPMAITVVIALTAALVLSLTFVPAAVAMFVTGKVQEKESRIMTGARRLYEPALETALRLRVPFVAGAAVLVVLAALAASRMGSEFAPSLDEGDIAMHAMRIPGTSLSQAVTMQAALEKRIARFPEVERVVAKIGTAEVATDPMPPSVADTFILLKDRKDWPDPRKPRARLVAELEAAVGEVPGSNYEFTQPIQMRFNELLSGVRADVAVKVHGDDLEQLLAVGEKIGAVVEGVSGAQDVGVEQVTGLPVLQITPDRAALARLGLNVDDVQSVVATAIGGTVTGQVFEGDRRFDVVVRLPESERGKVDDVGRLRIPLPGSPDQPRGFVPLQDVARIETVIGPNQISREDGKRRVVVTANVRGRDLGSFVDEVRDKVGAEVELPAGYWVTYGGAFEQLISAAKRLQLVVPAALLLIFGLLYALFRSAKDAGIVFSGVPLALTGGVAALLLRGLPLSISAGVGFIALSGVAVLNGVVMLSFIRSLRQDGTDLDQAIREGALARLRPVLMTALVASLGFVPMAFNVGAGAEVQRPLATVVIGGIVSSTLLTLLVLPALYRLAHQVRLRP
- a CDS encoding TonB-dependent receptor, with the protein product MQGSLRLALTLGASAMALSMAAPVWAQGPAAKPVQDEKDSLAIETVVVTAQRREEAANDIGMPIQAFSGQTLQQLRVTDPKDLSTVAPSFTVSQSYQGVPTYTLRGIGFNTINLSATSTVGTYVDEVAYAYPFMNTGPMFDLERVEVLKGPQGTLYGRNTTAGLVDFVTNKPTEAFEAGLTAEAGNYQTRNLEGYFSGPLGEKVQARLAFRTEYSGEGWQVSNSRDERLGEVRRQGWRLSLAAQPSDKVDIDFSYAGWRNRSDTVAAQAIGFTPATAASPFNAAGLVSYVAANKPTSATQADWAPLSVRGADVGTGLGIGDPAEEDDRFDAAKLRLAWHLSDDVSLISLTSYNKLRRDAVFDWSGAPYEILVQKAHGDIESTAEELRLEGRTEKGSWLVGGYIAHDEILDMNRTILGQNANVGLIRFYGSTLLATPFNSGGYTALQMSQAFRTYEDVGNIATDTWSVFANADRQLTETLKLTVGLRYSQDKQDYVGCSRDFNGNMLPNVNVVNRALFFSVYGLVAPITQGSCNTFDPATASFGFVRSTLDEDNFAWRAALDWQASDDVLVYGSISRGAKAGATPINAANISTQNAPARQELLTAYELGVKAALFERRVQANLGVFYYDYTDKQLSVSFADPIYTALSRLANVPEGMARGLDGDITWRATKSLTLLASATWLHTEVQGYTGINGAGQPQDFDGRPFLYSPKFQGGLTALFDHDLANGLKLQAALNGRWQAKSSADLEGNPLFVIDSYGLLNGSIGISSPDKGWELSLWGRNLTDEYYWTAVSSNANTVVRFPGKPRTWGAALSWRF